The window GTCCTCAAGAACGAGGCCGGCGAAGTGGGCTTCCGCGTGCTGGTGGGTGGCGGCATGGGCCGCACGCCCATCCTGGGTAGCGTCATCCGTGACTTCCTGCCCTGGCAGCACGCCATGTCCTACCTGGAAGCCATCCTGCGCGTCTACAACCAGTACGGTCGTCGCGACAACATGTACAAGGCGCGCATCAAGATCCTGGTCAAGGCCATCGGCCCCGAGGAGTTCGCGCGCCAGGTGGAAGAAGAATGGGCCCAGATCAAGGACGGCCCCTCCACCCTGACCGAAGAAGAGTTGCAGCGCGTGGCCAAGTTCTTCACCGACCCGGCCTATGAAACCCTGCCGGCGGTGGACGCCGAATACGAACGCCTGAAGGCCGAAGATCGCGGCTTTGCCAACTGGATCAAGCGCAACGTCAAGGCGCACAAGAAGGCCGGTTATGCCGCCGTGGTCCTGTCGCTGAAGAAGCCGGGCGTGCCGCCGGGCGACATCACCGCCGACCAGATGAACTTCGTGGCCGACCTGGCAGATCAATACAGCTTCGGCGAACTGCGCGTGACCCACGAGCAGAACCTGGTGCTGGCCGACGTCAAGCAATCCGAGCTGTATGCGCTGTGGCAAGCCGCCAAGTCGCATGGCCTGGCGACCCCGAACATTGGCCTCTTGACCGATATCATCTGCTGCCCCGGCGGCGATTTCTGCTCGCTGGCCAATGCCAAGTCGATCCCGATCGCCCAAGCCATTGCCGAGAAGTTCGAGAACATCGACTTCCAGCATGACATCGGCGATATCGAACTGAACATCTCCGGTTGCATCAACGCCTGCGGCCACCACCACGTGGGCAATATCGGCATCCTGGGCGTGGATAAGGATGGTTCCGAGTGGTACCAGGTCTCGCTGGGCGGCGCCCAGGGCAACGAGTCTTCGGTGGGCAAGATCATCGGCCCCTCGTTCTCGGCCACCCAGATGCCCACCGTGATCGACCGCCTGCTGCAGGTCTACGTGCAGCAACGCACCGAAGAAGAACGCTTCATCGACACCGTGCGTCGCATCGGTGTGACCCCGTTCAAGGAATTCGTTTACGCAACGCCGATCCGTTCGGCCGAGTATGTCGCAGGAGAAGACGCAAATGCCTGAAATCATCAAGAACAAGACCGTCGTCAGTGACGACTGGACCGTCCTGCGCCTGGCTGAAGGCGAGACCGCAGAGACCGTGAACGTGCCGCAAGGCCGCGTGATCGTGCCGCTGAAGGTGTGGCAGGCGCAGGGCGAAGCCCTGAAGTCGCGCGCCGAGATCGGCGTCTGGTTGGCCAGCGATGAACGCCCGGAGGAACTGAAGGGCCAGTTGGACAGCTTCAAGGTCGTCGCCGTGGACTTCCCCAAGTTCGCCGATGGCCGCGGCTATTCCATCGCCTACAACCTGCGCGCCCGCCTGGGCTACACCGGTGAGCTGCGCGCCATCGGCGATGTGCTGCGCGACCAGCTGTTCTACATGCAGCGCGTGGGCTTCGACGCCTTTGCCGTGCGTGCGGACAAGAACATCCATGACGCCGTCAAGGGTCTGACCGACTTCTCCGAGAAGTACCAGACCTCCTGGGACGAGAAGAACCCGCTGTTCCGCCGCGTCAAGCGGGAAACCGCGCAGACGGCGGATTAAGCCTAGCCTGAACCACCGCCCGTTCGGGCTGGGTAGCGGCGCAGCCGCGTATCGAAGCCTGTCCTGAGCCTGTCGAAGGGACGCACAGACGGCGCGCCTTCGATACGGCCCTGACGGGGCCTACTCAGTACGAACCGGGAGAAGGAAAGAATACACATGTCGAACCAAGCCTTGCAGGAACTCATCGCCAAGACCCAGGCCACGCTGGAACGCATCGCCGCCGAGTACGCCCCGGCTGCGCTGGCCTCCAGCCTGGCTGCCGAAGACATGGTGCTGACCGACCTGATCCTGCGCGGCAAGCTGCAGGACCGTATCAGCATCTTCACCCTGGAAACCGGTCGCCTGCACAAGGAAACCGTGGGCATGATCGACCGCATCCGCGCGACCTACGATTACGAAGTCGCGCCCTACCGTCCGCAGCCCGAAGCAGTAGAAGCCTATGTGCAGAAGAACGGCGCCAACGCCTTCTACGACAGCGTGGAACTGCGCAAGGAGTGCTGCCACATCCGCAAGATGGAGCCGCTGAACCGCGCCCTGCAAGGCAAGGCCTCCTGGGTCACCGGCCAGCGCCGCGCCCAATCGGTCACGCGCGCCGAGCTGCACGTGCAGGAACGCGACGAAGCCCACGGCATGGAGAAGTTCAACCCCCTGGCCGACTGGTCGGAACAGGACGTGTGGGACTACATCCGCGCCAACGACGTGCCCTACAACCCGCTGCATGACCAGGGTTATCCGTCCATCGGCTGCGAGCCCTGTACCCGGGCCATCCAGCCCGGCGAGGATATCCGCGCCGGCCGCTGGTGGTGGGAGAACCCCGACTCCAAGGAATGCGGCCTGCACGTGGTCGATGGCAAGCTGGTGCGCATCAAGTCGCACGCAGCGAGCTGAACCAGAATTCAACCAGAGCAACAACAAGCAAAGCATCGGAAGGTCCGGCATGAACACAGCGGTAGACAAACTCTTTTTGGACAACGCCAGCAATCGTCACCTCGACTGGCTGGAATCGGAAGCCATCCACATCATGCGCGAGGTCGCGGCCGAGTGCAGCACCCCGGCGCTGCTGTTCTCCGGCGGCAAGGACTCGGTGGTGCTGCTGCGCATCGCCGAGAAGGCCTTCCGCCCCGGCAAGTTCCCCTTCCCGCTGGTGCACATCGACACCGGCCACAACTTCCCGGAAGTCATCGAATTCCGCGACCGCCGCGCCGCTGAACTGGGCGAGCGCCTGGTAGTGCGTTCGGTGGAGGACTCGATCAAGCGCGGCACCGTGCGCCTGCGCAATCCGCAAACTGATTCGCGCAACGCTGCGCAAGCCGTGACGCTCCTGGAAACCATCGAGGAATTCAAGTTCGACGCCTGTATCGGCGGCGCGCGCCGTGATGAAGAAAAGGCCCGCGCCAAGGAACGCATCTTCTCCTTCCGCGACGAGTTCGGCCAATGGAATCCCAAGGCCCAGCGCCCCGAGCTGTGGGACCTCTATAACACCCGCGTGCATCCGGGCGAGAACATGCGTGTCTTCCCCATCTCCAACTGGACCGAGCTGGATGTGTGGCAGTACATCGCCCGCGAAAAGCTGGCCCTGCCCTCGATCTACTTTGCGCACGAACGCGAGGTGATTCCGCGCAATGGCCTCCTGGTGCCGCTGACCGACCTCACCCCGGCGCGCGAAGGCGAGACCGTGGAAAAGCAGGTGGTGCGCTTCCGCACCGTGGGCGACATCTCCTGCACCTGCCCGGTCTCCTCCGATGCTGCTTCAGTCGAAGCCATCATCGCCGAGACCGCAGTGACCCAGATTACCGAGCGCGGCGCCACCCGCATGGACGACCAGACGTCCGAAGCCTCGATGGAAAAACGCAAGAAGGAAGGATATTTCTGATGAACGCCGCCGCAACCCAAGCACAACTGGCCCAGACCGCCGCCCCCTCGCACGAACGCGGCCTGCTGCGCTTCATCACCGCCGGTTCCGTGGACGATGGCAAGAGCACCCTGATCGGCCGCCTGCTGTTCGACAGCAAGGGCATCTTCGCCGACCAGTTGGACGCCATCTCGCGCGCCAAGCACAAGCGCACCGTGGGCGACACGGTGGACCTGTCGCTGCTCACCGATGGCCTGGAAGCCGAGCGCGAGCAAGGCATCACCATCGACGTGGCCTATCGTTACTTCGCCACGCCCAAGCGCAAGTTCATCATCGCCGATACCCCGGGCCACGAGCAGTACACCCGCAACATGGTCACCGGCGCTTCCACGGCCGACGCCGTCATCATCCTGGTGGACGTCTCCAAGGTGAAGCTGGGTGAGGATGGCAGCGTGGAACTGCTGACCCAGACCAAGCGCCACTCCACCATCGCCCACCTGCTGCAGATCCAGCACGTGATCGTGGCCGTCAACAAGATGGACCTGGTGGATTACGACCAGACCGTCTATGACCGCATCGTCGGCGCCTACCAGCAGTTCGCGCAGCAACTGGGCTTGCAGGATGTGCACGCCATCCCGCTGTCGGCCCTGGCGGGCGACAACGTGGTGGAAGCCAGCGCGCGCATGCCCTGGTACCAGGGTCCGACCCTGATCACCCTGCTGGAATCGCTGTCGGTGTATGAAGATGCGCACGAAGAAGCCTTCCGCTTCCCGGTGCAGCTGGTGGCCCGTCACAACGGCCATGAAGCCAATGACTTCCGTGGCTACATGGGCCGCATCGAAGCCGGCAAGGTCGCCCGTGGTGACAAGCTGGTGGTGCTGCCCAGCGGCCAGAGCGCCACCGTCAAGGACATCCAGACCCTGGACGGCTCGCTGGAATCGGCCTCGGCCGGCCAGTCGGTGACCATCCTGCTGGACGAGTACCTGGACATCTCGCGCGGCGACCTGCTGGCGTCGGCGGCCCAGCCTTCGACCATCCTCAAGACCGTCAACGCCGATGTGTGCTGGCTCTCCGAGGAACCGCTGGACCTGCGCCGCAAGTACTGGCTCAAGCACACCACCAAGCAGGTGGCGGCGCGCGTGGCCAAGGTCGATACGCTCTTGGACATCAACACCCAGGAACGCCGTCCCGCCGAGACCCTCAAGCTCAACGACATCGCCCGCATCAGCGTGAACGTGCAGCAGCCCATCGCCGCTGATGCCTACCAGGCTATCCGCGCCACCGGCGCCTTCATCCTGATCGACGAAGTGAGCCACCAGACGGTCGCCGCTGGTATGATTCGGATCGACTGATTTTCTTTCGATCCGCAATCGTATCTTCGACCAGGCCATGGCCACCCAACAGGCAGCGACTTCACACTCTTCTGATTCACCCGCCCCCAGCCCGGAACATCCGGGCATGGTGTGGCTGGTCGGCTCCGGCCCGGGCGCCGCTGACCTGTTGACGGTGCGTGCCGCACGTCTCCTGGCGCAAGCCGAGATCGTGCTGCACGATGCGCTGGTCACCCCGGACATCCTGGCGCTCTGCCCGCAAGCCGTACTGGTCTCGGTCGGCAAGCGCAGCGGTCAACGCTCCACGGCCCAGCCCGTGATCAACCAGAAGCTGGTGGAAGCCGCCCAGCAGTACCGCCGTGTAGTGCGCTTGAAAGGCGGCGACCCCATGCTCTTCGGCCGTGCCGATGAAGAGATGCGGGCGCTGGAAGAACACCACATCCCCTACGAAATCGTCCCCGGCATCACCGCCGCGCTGGCCGCCGCCTCGGCCGCCAAGCGGCCGCTGACGCGGCGCGGGATTGCGCGCAGCGTGTCGTTGTTCACCTCCAGCACGGGCGTGGACGAGCCGGACGAGGTGCGCATGCCCAATGGCGATACCCTGGTCCAGTACATGGGCGGGCGCGAAGCCACGGCCACGGCGCAACGCCTGCTGGCGCTGGGCCATGCGCCCGATACGCCGGTAGTGGTGGTGGAGAACTGCAGCCGCCCCGACCAGCATATCTACCATCTGCAACTGGCCGGCCTGGAAGCCGGACTGCAAGCCTGCAGCGGGCCGGTGCTGGTGATGATCGGACCGGCCCTGGCGGATCGCCACTGAGGACACCATGCACCTGCTCCATGACCCTGCCGCGCCACCGGCCGCCTCCATCGACTTCGACAGCTTCCTCAAGGTCGACATCCGCGTCGGCACCATCCTCTCGGCCGAGGCCTTCCCCGAAGCACGCAAGCCTGCCTTCAAGCTGAAGATCGATTTCGGCCCCGCGATCGGCGTG is drawn from Herbaspirillum seropedicae and contains these coding sequences:
- the cobA gene encoding uroporphyrinogen-III C-methyltransferase yields the protein MATQQAATSHSSDSPAPSPEHPGMVWLVGSGPGAADLLTVRAARLLAQAEIVLHDALVTPDILALCPQAVLVSVGKRSGQRSTAQPVINQKLVEAAQQYRRVVRLKGGDPMLFGRADEEMRALEEHHIPYEIVPGITAALAAASAAKRPLTRRGIARSVSLFTSSTGVDEPDEVRMPNGDTLVQYMGGREATATAQRLLALGHAPDTPVVVVENCSRPDQHIYHLQLAGLEAGLQACSGPVLVMIGPALADRH
- a CDS encoding phosphoadenylyl-sulfate reductase, producing the protein MHMSNQALQELIAKTQATLERIAAEYAPAALASSLAAEDMVLTDLILRGKLQDRISIFTLETGRLHKETVGMIDRIRATYDYEVAPYRPQPEAVEAYVQKNGANAFYDSVELRKECCHIRKMEPLNRALQGKASWVTGQRRAQSVTRAELHVQERDEAHGMEKFNPLADWSEQDVWDYIRANDVPYNPLHDQGYPSIGCEPCTRAIQPGEDIRAGRWWWENPDSKECGLHVVDGKLVRIKSHAAS
- a CDS encoding nitrite/sulfite reductase, encoding MYRYDQYDHLIVKERVAQYRDQVRRRLSDELAEDEFRILRLQNGLYLQRHAYMLRIAIPYGMLASNQLRKFAEIAVKYDRGYGHFTTRQNIQFNWIKLEESPEILEQLASVEMHAIQTSGNCIRNTTSDELAGVAADEIVDPRPYAELIREWSTFHPEFAYLPRKFKIAISGAAEDRAATAVHDIGLHVLKNEAGEVGFRVLVGGGMGRTPILGSVIRDFLPWQHAMSYLEAILRVYNQYGRRDNMYKARIKILVKAIGPEEFARQVEEEWAQIKDGPSTLTEEELQRVAKFFTDPAYETLPAVDAEYERLKAEDRGFANWIKRNVKAHKKAGYAAVVLSLKKPGVPPGDITADQMNFVADLADQYSFGELRVTHEQNLVLADVKQSELYALWQAAKSHGLATPNIGLLTDIICCPGGDFCSLANAKSIPIAQAIAEKFENIDFQHDIGDIELNISGCINACGHHHVGNIGILGVDKDGSEWYQVSLGGAQGNESSVGKIIGPSFSATQMPTVIDRLLQVYVQQRTEEERFIDTVRRIGVTPFKEFVYATPIRSAEYVAGEDANA
- a CDS encoding sulfate adenylyltransferase subunit 1, whose protein sequence is MNAAATQAQLAQTAAPSHERGLLRFITAGSVDDGKSTLIGRLLFDSKGIFADQLDAISRAKHKRTVGDTVDLSLLTDGLEAEREQGITIDVAYRYFATPKRKFIIADTPGHEQYTRNMVTGASTADAVIILVDVSKVKLGEDGSVELLTQTKRHSTIAHLLQIQHVIVAVNKMDLVDYDQTVYDRIVGAYQQFAQQLGLQDVHAIPLSALAGDNVVEASARMPWYQGPTLITLLESLSVYEDAHEEAFRFPVQLVARHNGHEANDFRGYMGRIEAGKVARGDKLVVLPSGQSATVKDIQTLDGSLESASAGQSVTILLDEYLDISRGDLLASAAQPSTILKTVNADVCWLSEEPLDLRRKYWLKHTTKQVAARVAKVDTLLDINTQERRPAETLKLNDIARISVNVQQPIAADAYQAIRATGAFILIDEVSHQTVAAGMIRID
- the cysD gene encoding sulfate adenylyltransferase subunit CysD, translating into MNTAVDKLFLDNASNRHLDWLESEAIHIMREVAAECSTPALLFSGGKDSVVLLRIAEKAFRPGKFPFPLVHIDTGHNFPEVIEFRDRRAAELGERLVVRSVEDSIKRGTVRLRNPQTDSRNAAQAVTLLETIEEFKFDACIGGARRDEEKARAKERIFSFRDEFGQWNPKAQRPELWDLYNTRVHPGENMRVFPISNWTELDVWQYIAREKLALPSIYFAHEREVIPRNGLLVPLTDLTPAREGETVEKQVVRFRTVGDISCTCPVSSDAASVEAIIAETAVTQITERGATRMDDQTSEASMEKRKKEGYF
- a CDS encoding DUF934 domain-containing protein; this encodes MPEIIKNKTVVSDDWTVLRLAEGETAETVNVPQGRVIVPLKVWQAQGEALKSRAEIGVWLASDERPEELKGQLDSFKVVAVDFPKFADGRGYSIAYNLRARLGYTGELRAIGDVLRDQLFYMQRVGFDAFAVRADKNIHDAVKGLTDFSEKYQTSWDEKNPLFRRVKRETAQTAD